AGACGCAGCTGCGCGCCTTCATCGCGGGCGACGGTGCGATGCGCGACGAACTGGCGGACGAGGTCCGCCGATTGGGGTTGGAAGGCGTGGTCAGGATGCTGGGCCGGGTTGACGACGTGCTTGCGATACTTTGGGGGCTCGACGTCTTCGCGATGCCTTCGCTCAGCGAAGGGCTTGGGGTCGCGCTCCTCGAAGCCATGGCGTGCGGCGTCGGGGTGGTTGCCTCGCACGTCGGCGGGATTGTGGACGCCGTTGAGGATGGTCGGACCGGGCTGATGGTCGCGCCGCGGGACGCACGCGCGCTGGCCGACGCGGTGGGAGAAATGGCCGCGGACGCCGCGCAGCGCGAGGCGATGGGCGCCGCTGCCCGCGCCCGCGCTGTCGAGCGTTTCTCGATGGCGGCGATGGCACGGCGCACGGTTGAGCTTTACCGGGCTTGCCTTCAGACTGGAGCATCGACGCAGCGGGCGGAGGGGTGAGCGGACGATGCGGAGCATGACCGGCTTTGGACGGGCTGAAATCGAACGCGGCAAGATTCGCGTTGCCGCCGAGGTGCGCTCGCTCAACCAGCGCTTCTTCGAACTCAAGCTGAATTTGCCCCGCGGATGGGGCGAGTACGAGGCCGAGATCCGCAAGCTGATTCAAGGGGTAATCGCACGCGGACGCGTAGAGCTGTTCGTCAGATGCACCGCGCTGGGTCCGCCGCGCGCGACGCTGCGGGTGAACGAAAAACTGGCTGCGCTTTACGTCAAGGAGCTGACGCGGTTGGGCCGTCGGCTCGGGCTCAACGGCAAGCTCGGTATCGAGGCGCTGTTGCATCGGCCCGAGATTTTCCAGGTCGCCGAGGAGGAGAGCGACTCGCGGCCAGGCGTGGAGCTGGCCTTGAACGCGATTTCGCGTGCGCTCAAAGCGCTCGACGCGGAGCGCAGGCGGGAGGGCAAGGCGCTCCAAGTCGACTTTCTTCGCCGCATCGCTGCGATCTCGAGCGCTGTGCCGAAGATCGAAAGCTTGGCGGCGGCGTCGCGAAGCGAAATTGTGGCGAACTTTCAGAACCGGCTGCGTGATCTGATTGCCGACCTTGCGATCAACGAAAAGCGCCTGTTTGAGGAGGCGGCCGAGGCGGCCCAGCGCGCCGATATTACCGAGGAAGTGACCCGCCTGCGCGTCCATCTCAGGGGGCTGCGCGAGTTGGTCGGGCGGCCAGGGCCAGCAGGCAAGCAGATCGAGTTCCTGCTCCAGGAAGTTAACCGCGAAATCAACACCACCGGGGCGAAGTCGCAGAACGCCGAGCTTTCGCGGCTGACGGTCGAGCTCAAGGGTGAGGTCGAAAAGATGCGCGAGCAGGTGCAGAATGTGGAATAGAGCCGAGAAATCCCAGTTTGCAAACAGCCCGGCCCTTTTATACGTTGGATTATGACGCCGTCGGGGGCGCCCCGCCGCGGGATAATTTTTATCCTCTCCGCCCCGTCCGGGGCCGGCAAGACCACCATCTCGCGCGCCGCGCTCAACGCGATCGGCGGCCTTGAAGCGTCGGTGTCGCTGACCACGCGGGCACCGCGCAGCGGGGAGGTCGATGGGCTCGATTATCGCTTCGTGAACGAGGAGGAATTCAACCGAAGGCGCGAAGCCGGCGAATTCGCGGAGTGGGCCCAGGTTTTCGACGCCTGTTACGGCACGCCCCGCGCGGCGCTGGAGCGCGCGGTGGCCGCCGGTCGCGATATCCTGCTCGATATCGACATCCAGGGCGCCCGCCAGATCAAGCGCAGCTACCCGCGCGACGCCGTCAGCATCTTCGTCCTGCCGCCGAGCTTCGCCGAGCTCGAAGGGCGGCTGCGCCGGCGCGGCACCGAAAACGAGGAGGCAATCGCCCGTCGCCTGCGCCGCGCCCGCGAGGAGGCGCGGGCTTACTCTGAATACGACTACCTGATCATCAACGCGGCCATCGAGCAATCGCTGGCCCAGTTGAAAGCCGTGGTGGAGGCGGAGCGGCTACGGGTCGCACGGCTGCGCGAGGAGTTCGCGCCGTGGAAGAGCTAGCGCCTGCGATTAGTGCGCCCGCCGGGCTCGAAGAACTGATCCGCCAGGTCCAGTCGTACAACCCGCAGGCCGACCTCAGCCTCATCCGCCGCGCCTACGAGTACTCGGCGCGGATGCATGCCGAGCAGAAGCGTGAGTCGGGCGAGCCCTACGTCACCCATCCGCTCAACGTCGCGCTTATCATCGCCCAGCTCCGGCTCGACCTGCCCTCGATTATCACTGGGCTGCTGCACGACGTAGTCGAAGACACCATCGCCTCGCTCGAGGAGGTGCGCGAGCTGTTTGGGCCCGAGGTCGCGACCCTGGTTGACGGCGTGACCAAGGTCTCGCGCATCACGTTTTCCTCGCGCGCGGAGAAGCAGGCGGAGAACTTCCGCAAGATGGTGATCGCGATGGCGCACGACATCCGCGTCGTGCTCATCAAGCTCGCCGACCGCCTGCACAACATGCGCACGCTCTCCCATCTGGCGCGCGACCGCCAGGAGGAGATCGCGCGCGAGACCCTGGAGATCTACGCCCCGATTGCTCATCGCCTGGGCATCTACTGGCTCAAGTCGGAGCTCGAGGACGCC
The sequence above is drawn from the Candidatus Binataceae bacterium genome and encodes:
- a CDS encoding YicC/YloC family endoribonuclease; the encoded protein is MRSMTGFGRAEIERGKIRVAAEVRSLNQRFFELKLNLPRGWGEYEAEIRKLIQGVIARGRVELFVRCTALGPPRATLRVNEKLAALYVKELTRLGRRLGLNGKLGIEALLHRPEIFQVAEEESDSRPGVELALNAISRALKALDAERRREGKALQVDFLRRIAAISSAVPKIESLAAASRSEIVANFQNRLRDLIADLAINEKRLFEEAAEAAQRADITEEVTRLRVHLRGLRELVGRPGPAGKQIEFLLQEVNREINTTGAKSQNAELSRLTVELKGEVEKMREQVQNVE
- the gmk gene encoding guanylate kinase; this encodes MTPSGAPRRGIIFILSAPSGAGKTTISRAALNAIGGLEASVSLTTRAPRSGEVDGLDYRFVNEEEFNRRREAGEFAEWAQVFDACYGTPRAALERAVAAGRDILLDIDIQGARQIKRSYPRDAVSIFVLPPSFAELEGRLRRRGTENEEAIARRLRRAREEARAYSEYDYLIINAAIEQSLAQLKAVVEAERLRVARLREEFAPWKS